The following are encoded together in the Plasmodium reichenowi strain SY57 chromosome 3, whole genome shotgun sequence genome:
- a CDS encoding hypothetical protein (conserved Plasmodium protein, unknown function), which produces MAARFQMNTKRLISILKKRKNGTFPFLQKYYIHNIPRINTMKHMNISDLRRNIEVCNKKNVKNKNVWSNFLYIIILKLFNKEIKNYVDFMIILKFLSKYIKIEKKVLLYICEQIEHEIYKFTTRDLTLLILILRKNNFDNIYYINLISKSILMKMNKNMSYKDLALIIYSLSKNIYLTDEQIYNKEIFNFSILKFENYLNNINVNLHSLSLFFYSYSVYFINNNYYYYYYFHSFFNIITKFINIINKNIHLYNSTDLMFLYIGSLHIHNMCTPNHVDQNKEATNNQKENINYHNDNHNIYLNIHNNCYDDRLGSNDYLNMTHYDKGEYNQHNKHNKHIQRIDINCTESNTNNQQLIQIKKDEKENKLITYDNSKYNLLKDPYKHNILTNNKISNNYTKLCKTYDNTPVKRVQHNIVEKYGEKKQNLIKNLIINIKKTIEEKLSSFKIQEIVNILFVSLNKNIIINKKYFHFLNQDKINIRNYINIYVNINKIYLKDEEEKTSHCILKIKNDNKKDILYHDHMKFLYNLMNEIIYRNDLLNLKQIILLLYALKFNNFMFLQFEKIILKRFICLPKKEIQKNGKEEIMFLYQYLFVRTCLFNELKKQNNLFISEDQYENYIYISEKYNESAKLYNSYNMPNNLTEKNTNHHDGKDNTLALYIHDDLFYMNKKKKRDRYKIYLYDNFIFNYPAYYVEQKKNHIDHNESVNNFDNMKSFIQLKKKKINKINNNNNNNNNNNNNNNIYIDKNIQMVNQNYSCTHNNVIKNETNDIYSNSTVRNEHTNDKVILNNPVFFYNKKLNVIDSIDFEYELTCYNLYLDIYKIVCLKLLTLLKNHKLSYLQSIDILCIYEKLNIRDYRIIKYLYNLKKELLYLDNTYLLKVINIIVKFNLYNMISYLQIHKILTFINYNNINESIQILKLIGMVISVHKHNKLSPFHMNNLNVQNAANYLFKNLYNLQNIQDLKKIEMMNVYDNLTFKFYKLFKNILSINVKRYLQHCNSYNKYEINTHRNNLNQNEQHKYIHHNNDHNDDRNNDNNININNHYNKVDDDDSSSSSCSSSYYYYYYLNKSGKNLGNINVQNLDDININKIKGRSYEIKKDKIKDIGYMRVTKFSELMKSMKMMNYDEHFNDEYRNVCDEIYEDLFLIYNKNIQVYKNINICNYTFPMAINLLTLNNDENILININKSDDNKKLIKVDKKKFLIVDILYNYDYYYTLTESKLDKLKEYNIYISYYSNHIKKKNKKILNYKKYALLKLIKKRGFNYICIDADTYVKNKKGKSKDLSYEINKLYINNLILDILKRQKKNHTHTQNRTTKQIKNINIKNNLLLYHQNKKNVKKIIQFKNYKYKIMNLPDQPNHYHNKRIKYIKDKSSLGINYKTKNIIEKQKVSTSNHLSKLKRMFSL; this is translated from the coding sequence atggCTGCGAGATTCCAAATGAATACAAAACGTTTAATATccattttaaaaaaaaggaaaaatgGAACCTTCCcatttttacaaaaatattatattcacAACATACCCAGAATCAATACCATGAAACATATGAACATTTCAGATCTTCGAAGAAATATTGAAGTgtgtaataaaaaaaatgttaagAACAAAAATGTGTGGagtaattttttatatattattatattaaaattatttaataaagaaataaaaaattatgtggattttatgattattttaaaGTTTTTAAgcaaatatattaagatagaaaaaaaagtattactttatatatgtgaacAAATTGAACACgaaatttataaatttacaACCAGAGATTTAACTTTATTAATACttatattaagaaaaaataattttgataatatttattatataaatcttATTAGTAAATCtatattaatgaaaatgaataaaaatatgtcTTATAAAGATCTAGctttaattatttatagtttaagtaaaaatatatatttaacagatgaacaaatatataataaagaaatatttaatttttccatattaaaatttgaaaattatttaaataatattaatgttaATCTTCAttctttatctttatttttctattCTTATAGTGTATATTTCATCaacaataattattattattattattattttcattcattctttaatattattacaaaatttattaatattataaacaaaaatatacatttatacaATTCCACAGAtttaatgtttttatatattggATCCTTACACATACATAATATGTGCACACCTAATCATGTGGATCAAAATAAAGAAGCAACAAATAAtcaaaaggaaaatattaattatcataatgataatcataacatatatttaaatattcataacAATTGTTATGATGACCGTTTGGGTTCAAATGATTATTTAAACATGACACATTATGATAAAGGTGAATACAATCAACACAATAAACACAATAAACACATTCAACGTATCGATATAAATTGCACCGAATCAAATACTAACAACCAACAGcttatacaaataaaaaaggatgaaaaagaaaataaattaataacatatgataattctaaatataatttgttaAAAGATCCctataaacataatattCTTACTAATAATAAGATATCAAACAATTACACAAAATTATGTAAGACGTATGATAACACACCTGTTAAAAGAGTTCAACATAATATTGTAGAGAAATATGgtgaaaaaaaacaaaatttaattaaaaatttaataataaatataaaaaaaacaatagaagaaaaattatcttcttttaaaatacaagaaattgtaaatatattatttgtgtcattaaataaaaatattattattaataagaaatattttcattttttaaatcaagataaaataaatatacgaaattatattaatatttatgtaaatataaataaaatatatttaaaggatgaagaagaaaaaacTTCTCATTGTATcctaaaaataaaaaatgataacaaaaaagatatattatatcatgatcatatgaaatttttatataatttaatgaatgaaattatatatagaaatgatttattaaatttaaaacaaatcatattattactatatgCTTTgaaatttaataattttatgtttttacaatttgaaaaaataattctgAAAAGATTTATATGCTTAccaaaaaaagaaatacaaaaaaacggaaaagaagaaatcatgtttttatatcaatatttatttgtaagGACATGCTTATttaatgaattaaaaaaacaaaacaatCTTTTTATATCTGAAGATcaatatgaaaattatatttatatctcggaaaaatataatgagtctgctaaattatataattcatataacATGCCAAATAATCTaacagaaaaaaatacTAATCATCATGATGGTAAGGATAATACATTGgctttatatatacatgatgatctcttttatatgaataaaaaaaaaaaaagggatagatacaaaatttatttatatgacaattttatttttaattatcCAGCTTATTATGtagaacaaaaaaaaaatcacATTGATCACAATGAATCTGTCAACAATTTTGATAATATGAAATCATTTatacaattaaaaaaaaaaaaaataaataaaataaataacaacaacaacaacaataataataataataataataataatatatatatagataaaaatatccAAATGGTAAATCAAAATTATTCTTGTACAcataataatgtaataaaaaatgaaactAATGATATTTATTCTAATTCAACTGTACGAAACGAACATACAAATGATAAAGTAATATTGAACAATcctgtttttttttataataaaaaattaaatgttATTGATTCTATCGATTTTGAATATGAACTTACAtgttataatttatatttagatatatataaaatagtttgtttaaaattattaactttattaaaaaatcaTAAACTATCATATTTACAAAGCATAGATATcttatgtatatatgaaaaattaaatataagagattatagaattattaaatatctttataatttaaaaaaagaactactatatttagataatacatatttattaaaagttataaatattatcGTAAAATTTAATCTCTATAATATGATATCTTATTTACAAATTCATAAAATACTTACctttataaattataataatataaatgaatccatacaaatattaaaattaatagGTATGGTAATATCTGTACATAAACATAACAAATTATCGCCTTTTCATATGAATAACCTAAATGTACAAAATGCAGcgaattatttatttaaaaatttatataatctacaaaatatacaagatttaaaaaaaattgaaatgATGAATGTGTATGATAATTTAACATTCAagttttataaattatttaaaaatatcttATCCATAAATGTAAAAAGATATTTACAACATTGTAAtagttataataaatatgaaataaatacaCACAGAAATAATCTTAATCAAAATGAAcaacataaatatatacaccataataatgatcataatgatgatcgtaataatgataataatattaatataaataatcattataataaggttgatgatgatgattcttcttcttcttcttgttcttcttcttattattattattattacctGAACAAGTCAGGTAAAAATTTGGGAAATATTAATGTACAAAATTTggatgatataaatataaataaaataaaaggtagatcatatgaaattaaaaaagataaaattaAAGACATCGGATATATGAGAGTTACCAAGTTTTCAGAATTAATGAAAAGTATGAAGATGATGAATTACGATGAGCATTTTAATGATGAATATAGAAATGTGTGTGATGAGATATATGaagatttatttttaatatataataaaaatatacaagtatataaaaatataaatatatgtaattataCATTTCCTATGGCAATAAATTTGTTAacattaaataatgatgagaacatattaataaatataaacaaaagtgatgataataaaaaattaataaaagtggataaaaaaaaattcctTATAGtagatattttatataattatgattattattatactttGACTGAAAGCAAGTTggataaattaaaagaatataatatatatatatcatattatagtaatcacataaaaaagaaaaataaaaaaatattaaattataaaaaatatgccttactaaaattaattaaaaaaagaggATTTAATTACATTTGTATTGATGCAGATacatatgtaaaaaataaaaaaggcAAGAGTAAAGATCTTTcatatgaaataaataagttatatataaacaatttaatattagatatattaaaaagacaaaaaaaaaatcatacACACACACAAAATAGAACaacaaaacaaataaaaaatataaacataaaaaataatttattattatatcatcaaaacaaaaaaaatgtaaagaaaataatacagttcaaaaattataaatataaaattatgaacCTTCCAGATCAACCTAatcattatcataataaaagaattaaatatataaaggaTAAAAGTTCGTTAGgaattaattataaaacaaaaaatattatagaaAAGCAAAAAGTTTCTACATCTAATCATTTATCAAAATTGAAAAGAATGTTTTcgttataa
- a CDS encoding DER1-like protein, producing the protein MLFYKLICLFLSFIIIIIHGKDISSTKKLLKSVNLNNKIKKGRERYGGIYNSKYMTIEKRRKYNYIKKQNNNNNSYFSYCNVYKNNDVNNNYTAYNYYINNPKNKLKEYYEKIKNHVIKKKKKIFSLKFSQNKRNEKKKKYFFINCTSFHDIKDNIKVLFNIDYIENNIIYSYIKSFKRTPPITKIYLLGTFLLSVLIHINKNVYKLILFDFNKIFKKGEIWRLFTPYFYIGNLYLQYILMFNYLNIYMSSVEISHYKKPEDFLIFLTFGYISNLLFTIWANMYNENIMNVKLYIHNFKNLFIKDYISKYRSKSTTNNNINSNNSSNNRSNNNHYNNSKNIDIKKEQYNHLGYVFSTYILYYWSRINEGTLINCFELFFIKAEYVPFFFIIQNILLYNEFSLYEVASIFSSYLFFTYEKYFKFNYLRLFFKTLLKAIRIYPLYDRYKEEYE; encoded by the coding sequence atgcttttttataaattaatttgtttattcttaagttttataattatcataatcCATGGTAAAGATATTAGTAGTAcaaagaaattattaaaaagcgttaacttaaataataagataaaaaaaggaagaGAAAGATATGGAGGAATATATAACTCAAAATATATGACTATTGAAAagagaagaaaatataattatataaaaaaacaaaataataataataactCCTATTTTAGTTATTGTaatgtttataaaaataatgatgtaaataataattacacagcatataattattatattaataatcctaaaaacaaattaaaagaatattatgaaaaaataaaaaatcatgttataaaaaaaaagaagaaaatcTTTTCGTTAAAATTTTcacaaaataaaagaaacgaaaaaaagaaaaaatatttctttataaatTGTACCAGTTTTCatgatataaaagataatataaaagtattatttaatatagaCTATATAGaaaacaatattatatattcatatataaaatctTTTAAAAGAACACCTCctataacaaaaatatatttattagGTACATTCCTTTTAAGTgtattaatacatataaataaaaatgtatataaattaatattatttgattttaataaaatatttaaaaaaggaGAGATTTGGAGATTATTCACaccttatttttatattggtaatttatatttacaatatatattgatgtttaattatttaaatatttatatgtcATCGGTTGAAATTTCACATTATAAAAAACCAGAAGATTTCTTGATTTTCTTAACATTTGgatatatatcaaatttGTTATTTACAATATGGGCGAATATGTATAAcgaaaatataatgaatgtaaagttatatatacacaacTTTAAAAATTTGTTCATCAAAGattatatttcaaaatataGGTCAAAAAGTACcacaaataataatattaatagtaataatagtagtaataatcgtagtaataataaccattataataattcaaaaaatatcgatattaaaaaagaacaGTATAATCATCTGGGTTATGTTTTTTCAActtatattctttattacTGGAGCAGAATTAATGAAGGCACATTAATAAACTGTTTCGAgctattttttataaaagcAGAATATGTCCccttcttttttattatacaaaatattcttttatataacgAATTCTCTCTTTATGAGGTAGCTTCTATTTTCTCAAGTtaccttttttttacttatgaaaaatattttaaatttaattatttaagaTTATTCTTTAAAACTCTGCTCAAGGCTATTCGTATTTACCCTTTATACGACAGGTACAAGGAGGAGTATGAATAA
- a CDS encoding serine/threonine protein phosphatase 6, putative: protein MTKGEERKWIEQLRMNPPKLLDESDLRLVCQRVKEILVEENNVQSIKPPVIICGDIHGQFFDLLELFDVGGDIMNNDYIFLGDYVDRGYNSVETFEYLLLLKLLFPKNITLLRGNHESRQITTVYGFYDECFKKYGNANAWKYCTDIFDYLTLAALVDNQIFCVHGGLSPEIKLIDQLRLINRVQEIPHEGAFGDIMWSDPDEVDDWVANPRGAGWLFGPNVTKKFNHINNLELIARAHQLAMEGYRYMFEDSTIITVWSAPNYCYRCGNVAAIMRIDEYMNRQMLIFKDTPDSRNSIKNKATIPYFL, encoded by the coding sequence ATGACAAAAGGAGAAGAAAGAAAGTGGATTGAACAACTTCGTATGAACCCTCCAAAATTATTAGATGAAAGTGATTTAAGATTAGTGTGTCAAAGAgttaaagaaatattagTAGAAGAGAATAATGTGCAGTCTATAAAGCCCCCTGTTATTATATGTGGAGATATTCATGGTCaattttttgatttattaGAATTATTTGATGTGGGTGGAGATATAATGaataatgattatatatttttaggTGATTATGTAGATAGAGGTTATAATAGTGTTGAAACatttgaatatttattattattaaaattgttatttccaaaaaatataacattattaAGAGGAAACCATGAGAGTAGACAAATAACTACAGTATATGGATTTTACGATgaatgttttaaaaaatatggaaatGCTAATGCATGGAAATATTGTACTGATATATTTGATTATTTAACATTAGCTGCATTAGTTGATAATCAAATATTTTGTGTACATGGTGGTTTGTCTCCtgaaattaaattaatCGACCAATTAAGATTAATAAATAGAGTACAAGAAATACCACATGAAGGGGCCTTCGGTGATATTATGTGGTCTGATCCTGATGAAGTTGATGATTGGGTTGCTAACCCTAGGGGGGCTGGATGGTTATTTGGTCCGAATGTTACTAAAAAAtttaatcatataaataatctTGAACTAATAGCACGAGCTCATCAGCTAGCTATGGAAGGATATAGATACATGTTTGAAGATTCAACTATTATTACTGTTTGGTCAGCTCCTAATTATTGTTATCGTTGTGGTAACGTCGCAGCAATAATGCGGATTGATGAGTATATGAACAGACAAATGTTAATATTTAAGGATACCCCTGATTCAAGAAAttctataaaaaataaggcCACCATACCGTACTTCTTATAA
- a CDS encoding hypothetical protein (conserved Plasmodium protein, unknown function), with the protein MSSNLSNENENNNIKNKLEEKYKNFLKLKNMNSHMGASQNMSVNNNYTTNELEEFEKNYNNNNNNNNNNSINNNYYDYMNIKVSQSVQHNKRLQDFYNNKNSFQHYIKKLKTCRFDADDIRNLLEKRLAYERDNTLIKNIQEEENKKGIGINGNFGSESNSSSSNYDNNYLLYKKINRLNKTNTNKSKNKSRKRKRINSKIDKKYIIKCRACKFINPNGFKIEDYYTCQNCGYNDFSVIRSTSPNNAD; encoded by the exons ATGAGTTCAAATTTGTCAAATGAAAATGAG aataataatattaagaataagttagaagaaaaatataaaaatttcctgaaattaaaaaatatgaacagTCATATGGGAGCTAGCCAAAATATGAgtgttaataataattatactACGAATGAATTGGAAGAgtttgaaaaaaattataacaataataataataataataataataatagcattaataataattattatgattatatgaatataaaagtaAGTCAAAGTGTACaacataataaaagatTACAAGATTtttacaataataaaaattcgtttcaacattatataaaaaaattaaagacATGTAGATTTGATGCTGATGATATAAGGAACTTATTAGAAAAACGTTTAGCATATGAAAGAGATAATACcttaattaaaaatattcaagaagaagaaaataaaaagggAATAGGAATAAATGGGAATTTTGGAAGTGAAAGTAATTCGTCTTCATctaattatgataataattatcttctatataaaaaaattaatagattaaataaaactaacacaaataaatcaaaaaataaaagtaggaaaagaaaaagaataaattctaaaattgataaaaaatatattattaaatgtaGAGCTTGTAAGTTTATTAATCCAAATGGTTTTAAAATAGAAGATTATTATACATGTCAAAATTGTGGATATAACGATTTCTCCGTTATAAGGTCTACATCACCAAATAATGCAGACTAG
- a CDS encoding hypothetical protein (conserved Plasmodium protein, unknown function), with protein sequence MGGHGGLNILPQKKWNVYRKDAQYKVHYDEHKIIKEEKDKEIKRKKDEFETTISKLKKNIRKNEDSDNNYNNFYDENGEEKTTTNYCNDHINLFIEEEKELTAKQKKHEEFLIKKGHYIYYDKNFNAQHNSIYDKNKNAQIISDFNKMKLCERDWFLNKKNKNEKSKDNGANFFHIQKDNISEEHNKTENINSDLSLYGNTNNYITYDKKKEKKQMHYHIKQIIKYKKEKDKEKKRKRQREKKNKNKNKKK encoded by the coding sequence atgggGGGTCATGGAGGTTTAAATATATTGccacaaaaaaaatggaatgTTTATCGAAAGGATGCACAATATAAAGTTCATTATGATGAgcataaaattataaaagaagaaaaggataaagaaataaaaagaaaaaaagatgaaTTTGAAACTACCATTTCAAagttgaaaaaaaatataagaaaaaatgaagatagtgataataattataataatttttatgatgAGAATGGGGAGGAAAAAACAACAACAAATTATTGTAATGAtcatattaatttatttattgaagaagaaaaagaattaacagctaaacaaaaaaaacacGAAGAATtcttaataaaaaaaggacattatatatactatgATAAAAACTTCAATGCACAACATAATAGTATTTatgataagaataaaaatgcACAAATTATTTCtgattttaataaaatgaaattgTGTGAACGTGATTGGTTtcttaataaaaagaacaaaaatgaaaagagCAAAGATAATGGTgctaatttttttcatattcaaaaagataatatatcagaagaacataataaaacagaaaatataaatagtgatttatctttatatgGTAACActaataattatataacatatgataagaagaaagaaaaaaaacaaatgcATTATCATATCAAACAgattattaaatataaaaaggaaaaagataaggaaaaaaaaagaaagagacaaagagaaaaaaaaaataaaaataaaaataaaaaaaaatga